Proteins encoded together in one Cherax quadricarinatus isolate ZL_2023a chromosome 68, ASM3850222v1, whole genome shotgun sequence window:
- the LOC128697630 gene encoding uncharacterized protein: MKFFIVLATTLVVSQCRAELGYGSRGSAGSGGLGSHGGGGLGSHGGGGLGSHGGGGLGSHEGGFGGSGALQGGYAAPSAGYGGSGTATGYSNFNLGAPSGGYRGGAGGLGGGRGAGGLGGGFGAGGGGYSGASSLGGGHGAGGLGGSFAAGVGGYSGAGSLGGIGSGGPGGFQAGGGVGGIGGGGYGR; this comes from the exons ATG AAATTTTTCATCGTTCTCGCCACGACTTTGGTAGTTTCCCAGTGTCGTGCTGAGCTGGGATATGGATCACGAGGATCCGCTGGAAGCGGAGGCCTAGGATCCCATGGAGGCGGAGGCCTAGGATCCCATGGAGGCGGAGGCCTAGGATCCCATGGAGGCGGAGGCCTAGGATCCCATGAAGGCGGATTTGGTGGCTCTGGGGCTCTTCAAGGAGGCTATGCAGCACCCAGTGCGGGCTACGGAGGCTCCGGTACTGCCACAGGCTACAGCAACTTCAACTTAGGCGCTCCATCGGGAGGCTACAGGGGTGGGGCAGGTGGACTGGGTGGTGGTCGCGGCGCCGGTGGACTGGGAGGCGGTTTCGGCGCCGGTGGAGGTGGCTATAGCGGTGCTAGTTCTCTGGGCGGTGGTCACGGCGccggaggactgggaggcagttTCGCCGCTGGGGTAGGTGGTTATAGCGGTGCTGGTTCACTGGGTGGAATTGGTTCTGGCGGTCCGGGAGGTTTTCAAGCCGGTGGTGGggttggaggcattggtggaggtgGATATGGTCGCTAA